The Candidatus Binatia bacterium sequence TCGACCCGAACGCCATCGAGTGTGAGGGTCGCCACTCTCTTTGTGAGGTCGACGGACGGAAGCTCTTCGACCGAAACGCCGGCCGCGCCCTTCTCAACTACGGCGAGGGAGATTCCCTCGGCTCCGGTTCCGGCGCTCGAACGGTAGGCGACCACGAGGAGATCGGCCACACCACCGTCGGCGACAAAGCACTTCTTACCGCGCAGCACCTCGGCCTCTCCATCGGCCTCCGCGAGTAACGCCGTGCCTTCGGGATCGTAACGGTCGCTCTCCTCGAGGATTGCGAGCGCGGCGAGCCGTGAACCGTCAGCCAGCGATGGCAGCAGTCGTTGCTTCTGCTCGTCGCTGCCGAGACGCTCGATCGCCCGCGCGGCGAGGACCTGCGACGTGAGCGGCGAGGGGAACAGGCCTCGGCCCATCTCCTCCAGCAGCACGACCAGCGTCACGAGGCCCATGTCGGCGCCGCCGTACGCTTCCGGAATCGTGAGACCGACCCAGCCGAGACCGGCCATTCGGTTCCACAGGTCCCGCGAGAAGCCCTCGGCCGTCTCGGCGTGCCGTCGCACCTGCTCGAGAGGCGCATGTTCATCGAGGAGCTTCCGCACCTCGCCGCGAAGGATCTCCTGCTCTTCTGTGAATCCAAAATTCATAGTGTTCTCCTGATCCTTTGGGGGTAGAGAACGGAGTGACGGATGTCCATTTGCATCCCGTAGGCCCAGCGCGGACAACTCGAAGCGATGAAATTCTCCGTGAGCCTGGCAACCGACCGCATCCAGTTCGGCGACGAGTTCGTTTCGGCCGGGGCGATCTCTGAAATCGCGGGGGCGGCGGAGGCCGCGGGCTATCACGCCTGCTTCGTGACGGATCATCCCTACCCGGTCCAGCGCTGGCTGGAGGGCGGCGGCCATCACGCGCTCGATCCGTTCGTTGCGCTGACCGTCGCGGGTGCGGCGACAAAAACGATCAAGCTGCACACGCACATCGTCGTGCTGCCGTACCGCAACCCGTTCCTCACCGCGAAGGCCGGGCTCACACTCGACCTCATGTCCGGCGGTCGACTCATCCTCGGCGCTGCCGCCGGATACTTGAAGGGGGAGTTCCAGGCACTCGGTGCCGACTTCGAAGGCCGCAACGATCTCTCCGATGAAGCCATCATTGCGATCAAGCGCGCGTGGACCGAAGACGACGTGAAGATGGAAGGACGACACTTCAACGCGCGCGGCAACACGATGCGGCCACGTCCCATCCAACAACCGCACCCGCCGATCTGGGTCGGCGGAAACTCGAAGCGTGCAATCCGCCGCGCCGTGGAACTCGCTGAAGGCTGGGTCCCCTTTCCCAACAGTGCGGCGATGTCGCCCTTCAC is a genomic window containing:
- a CDS encoding acyl-CoA/acyl-ACP dehydrogenase, coding for MNFGFTEEQEILRGEVRKLLDEHAPLEQVRRHAETAEGFSRDLWNRMAGLGWVGLTIPEAYGGADMGLVTLVVLLEEMGRGLFPSPLTSQVLAARAIERLGSDEQKQRLLPSLADGSRLAALAILEESDRYDPEGTALLAEADGEAEVLRGKKCFVADGGVADLLVVAYRSSAGTGAEGISLAVVEKGAAGVSVEELPSVDLTKRVATLTLDGVRVDDGARLGARGVAWSTIDHLIEVGATLVAAEAVGAGEGGLRLTTDFARERQQFGSAIGRFQGVKHPLAEMYVDIESFKSLVYYAAWGLDQNAPDASLAVSRAKAYASEVMPSFGLQGVELHGGIGYTWEYDIQLYLKRARWMRPMFGDAEHHYERVATLGGW
- a CDS encoding TIGR03619 family F420-dependent LLM class oxidoreductase; this translates as MKFSVSLATDRIQFGDEFVSAGAISEIAGAAEAAGYHACFVTDHPYPVQRWLEGGGHHALDPFVALTVAGAATKTIKLHTHIVVLPYRNPFLTAKAGLTLDLMSGGRLILGAAAGYLKGEFQALGADFEGRNDLSDEAIIAIKRAWTEDDVKMEGRHFNARGNTMRPRPIQQPHPPIWVGGNSKRAIRRAVELAEGWVPFPNSAAMSPFTRSPILETDSELEERIAFARAHATKVGRTAPLDICFSIDSHASRDLDLDTIAARVEALERLGVNWLTVGFPAETRTEYLEKLRAFGRGVL